The following proteins are co-located in the Pseudomonas antarctica genome:
- a CDS encoding efflux transporter outer membrane subunit, with the protein MASLSLLCLALAGCTVGPDFTRPDVAANADYSREKLTTTAQADIAVGGAAQRLIAGMDIPGQWWTLFRSPALNALVEEALRANPDVSAAQAALRQANELVYADQASLFPSVSGNVQKTREKVSGATSGLPESPILTVSSASLSVSYAPDVFGGTRRQIESTTAQAEYQRFQLEATYLTLTSNVVNTAISLASVRDQVAATEEIIRLQSGQLDLLQAQRRLGAIGDADVLTQQTALAQTRATLPPLQKQLAQTRNQLMAYLGRFPNQDRGERFNLASLQLPQELPLSLPSAIVGQRPDVRSAQAQLHQASANIGVAVANQLPQFSITGSLGSTVTSGTKLFSAGSGVWSLAGSITQPIFDAGALEHRKRAAVAAYDESAARYRGTVITAFQDVANALRALEADADALNQQVAAEHSAQANLDLVQAQFRLGAVAYINLLTAQQTYQNTALARVKAQAARYSDTTALFQALGGGWWNRADVDPATKGRPDRFGLPSWQEIMPAKTKAAPADAARLN; encoded by the coding sequence ATGGCCTCGTTGAGCCTGCTGTGCCTTGCCCTCGCCGGCTGCACCGTCGGGCCTGATTTCACACGGCCCGATGTGGCCGCGAATGCCGACTACTCGCGGGAAAAACTCACCACCACTGCCCAGGCCGACATCGCCGTCGGCGGCGCGGCGCAGCGGTTGATCGCCGGGATGGATATTCCCGGGCAATGGTGGACGCTGTTCCGTTCGCCGGCGTTGAACGCTCTGGTCGAAGAAGCCTTACGTGCCAACCCCGATGTGAGCGCCGCACAAGCAGCGCTGCGCCAGGCCAACGAGCTGGTCTACGCCGACCAGGCGTCGCTGTTTCCCTCGGTGAGCGGCAACGTTCAGAAAACCCGCGAGAAAGTCTCCGGGGCCACGTCTGGCCTCCCCGAGTCGCCGATTCTCACGGTGAGCTCCGCGTCGCTGAGCGTTTCCTACGCCCCGGACGTCTTCGGCGGCACCCGCCGGCAAATTGAATCGACCACAGCGCAAGCCGAGTACCAACGCTTCCAGCTGGAGGCGACGTACCTTACGTTGACCTCCAATGTGGTCAATACCGCCATCAGCCTGGCGTCTGTGCGGGATCAAGTCGCCGCCACCGAAGAAATCATCCGACTCCAGAGCGGCCAACTGGACCTGCTGCAGGCGCAGCGCCGACTCGGCGCCATCGGTGATGCCGACGTGCTCACGCAGCAGACCGCACTGGCGCAAACCCGCGCCACCTTGCCGCCCCTGCAAAAACAATTGGCGCAAACGCGTAACCAGTTGATGGCTTACCTGGGCCGATTTCCAAATCAGGATCGAGGCGAGCGCTTCAACCTCGCGTCTCTGCAACTCCCGCAAGAACTGCCGCTGAGCTTGCCCTCGGCCATTGTCGGCCAGCGGCCGGATGTGCGTTCTGCACAAGCTCAACTGCATCAGGCCAGCGCCAACATTGGCGTGGCCGTCGCCAACCAGTTGCCGCAGTTCAGCATTACCGGCTCTTTGGGGTCTACGGTGACCAGCGGCACCAAGCTGTTTTCAGCAGGCTCCGGCGTCTGGAGCCTTGCCGGCTCGATCACCCAACCGATATTTGATGCCGGCGCCCTCGAACATCGCAAACGTGCCGCCGTGGCGGCCTATGACGAATCGGCGGCGCGCTATCGCGGCACGGTGATTACGGCGTTCCAGGATGTGGCCAATGCGCTCCGAGCGCTGGAGGCTGACGCCGACGCGCTCAACCAGCAAGTCGCGGCTGAACATTCCGCACAGGCCAACCTCGATTTGGTGCAGGCCCAGTTCCGCCTCGGGGCGGTGGCTTACATCAACCTGCTGACCGCCCAACAAACTTACCAGAACACGGCACTGGCGCGCGTCAAGGCGCAGGCCGCCCGGTACAGCGACACCACTGCGCTGTTCCAGGCATTGGGTGGCGGCTGGTGGAACCGCGCGGATGTGGACCCCGCCACCAAGGGTCGCCCGGATCGCTTCGGCCTGCCGTCGTGGCAAGAAATCATGCCGGCCAAGACCAAGGCGGCGCCTGCCGATGCGGCGCGGCTCAACTGA
- a CDS encoding LysR family transcriptional regulator, with translation MDYFTALTAFVEAAEGNNFSRAAERLGIKASTVSRYVKDLEQDLGIALFNRSTRMLHLTEGGQTFLMHARRVLDELEQAKAATSALNQEPRGLLKLNLPPAFARHHILPVLNLFLARYPQIKLELVLDDDQVNLIHSGVDLAIRIGALPDSTLKARKICDGKYWLVASPAFCMEHPAPATPADLAGLPAIVSTNAAGHFAFARADELLPLMHNDGVRINDLDAQLIAARQGLGYALLPDWLVAKSIAAGELQVWLEQWEIRGAEQAYAVWFVYPPKRIVSSKVRCFIDFIVEQLGDTPYWKR, from the coding sequence TTGGACTATTTCACTGCGCTAACCGCCTTCGTCGAAGCCGCTGAAGGCAATAACTTCTCCCGTGCCGCCGAGCGGCTCGGCATCAAGGCGTCAACGGTTTCACGCTACGTGAAGGATCTTGAGCAGGACCTGGGCATCGCCTTGTTCAACCGGTCCACGCGCATGCTGCACCTGACGGAAGGCGGCCAGACATTTCTGATGCACGCCCGCAGGGTGCTGGATGAACTTGAACAAGCCAAAGCGGCAACCTCGGCACTGAACCAGGAACCCAGAGGGTTACTTAAACTCAACTTGCCGCCCGCATTTGCCCGCCACCATATCCTTCCGGTCTTGAACCTGTTTCTGGCCCGCTATCCGCAGATCAAGCTGGAGCTTGTACTGGATGACGACCAGGTCAACCTGATCCATTCAGGCGTGGACCTTGCCATACGCATTGGCGCCCTTCCCGACTCCACGCTCAAAGCCCGCAAGATTTGCGACGGCAAGTATTGGCTGGTGGCAAGCCCGGCTTTTTGCATGGAACACCCGGCTCCGGCAACGCCCGCAGACCTCGCGGGCCTGCCTGCCATCGTGAGTACGAATGCCGCTGGGCACTTTGCGTTTGCCCGCGCCGACGAACTGTTGCCACTGATGCATAACGACGGTGTGCGGATCAACGATCTGGACGCTCAGTTAATCGCCGCGCGCCAAGGGCTGGGCTATGCGTTGCTGCCTGACTGGCTGGTGGCCAAGAGTATTGCAGCGGGTGAATTGCAGGTCTGGCTGGAGCAATGGGAAATCCGTGGCGCAGAGCAGGCGTATGCCGTGTGGTTTGTCTATCCGCCGAAGCGAATCGTGTCGTCCAAGGTAAGGTGTTTTATCGACTTTATCGTCGAGCAGTTGGGTGATACACCTTACTGGAAACGCTAA